The following proteins are encoded in a genomic region of Triticum dicoccoides isolate Atlit2015 ecotype Zavitan chromosome 1B, WEW_v2.0, whole genome shotgun sequence:
- the LOC119350257 gene encoding uncharacterized protein LOC119350257 yields MQNKKRVSSKVSYHTVICETYALEDMEVLIAHHGWAEFRWPEKKCALGIQILGYLSVENLESLSLCDVSWSTLPPLGKLGFVDAPGEDWQGHVSSQSFHILKRLEIVNIPKLQKWAGNEPCHLFSVLEVVIIIDCPELVELPFSHPTSHRAKHDENMTWFPKLMKLNIIRCPKLASLPPIPWTRAPCSAEIRKAGSVFGRLVYSKNYKSELSLEIEGKDGQHGVFWNGLAFHNLADLKELKVRNCPPLPLIHLQKLKSLKSLGITGMNNSLLLFEGESYNTECLLPVERIEIEHCGADGKKLTQVLSHFPKLTELEVRRCDKITELGVAVLLQTEMTTPSSSGNEIETEHAQAEQHQTKGEEVEDAAAGGGGLLLLPRQLQELRISGCRGPRLLSDSLGKDSTHGGGLQSLCSLQLFGILDCPRFLSSYSSSASSCFPFPTSLQQLALWGVEGMETLVPLSNLLSLTDLTVHNCGDLRGDGLWPLVTQGRLTQLRISGTPKFFTGSEPSRPHDQEIPSSSSKLEFLLTDDLTGVLTVPICRLLSSSLTQLIFWDNKEMERFAEEQEEALYLHGSLQKLVFSHCTKLQRLPAGLTKLASLNILRIWSCPAIQLLPKDGLPTSLQELEISNCPAIKSLPKNGLPSSLRKLEVPYGISEELKRQCRKLKGTIPIIKDYDD; encoded by the exons ATGCAGAACAAGAAGAGAGTGTCATCGAAAGTCTCGTACCACACAGTAATCTGCGAGACCTATGCATTAGAGGACATGGAGGTGCTAATTGCCCATCATGGTTGGGCAG AATTTCGGTGGCCCGAGAAAAAATGTGCACTTGGGATCCAAATCCTTGGGTACCTCTCGGTTGAAAATTTAGAATCTCTTTCCCTATGTGACGTATCTTGGAGCACACTTCCCCCTCTAGGGAAGTTGGGGTTCGTTGATGCTCCTGGTGAAGACTGGCAGGGTCATGTCTCAAGCCAAAGTTTCCATATTTTGAAAAGACTAGAAATAGTTAACATACCAAAACTACAAAAATGGGCTGGAAATGAACCTTGTCATTTGTTCTCTGTTCTAGAGGTGGTCATCATTATAGATTGCCCTGAACTCGTGGAATTGCCATTTTCACACCCTACTAGCCATCGAGCAAAGCACGATGAGAACATGACTTGGTTTCCGAAACTAATGAAGCTCAATATTATACGGTGCCCCAAATTGGCGTCATTGCCTCCAATCCCTTGGACTCGAGCTCCGTGCTCTGCTGAGATAAGAAAAGCAGGATCAGTATTTGGGAGGCTTGTTTACTCGAAGAACTACAAATCCGAATTAAGTTTGGAAATTGAGGGAAAAGATGGTCAGCATGGCGTGTTCTGGAACGGGTTGGCTTTCCATAATCTAGCTGACCTTAAAGAGCTGAAGGTGAGGAACTGCCCTCCCCTGCCACTGATTCACCTCCAAAAGCTAAAATCTCTGAAGTCCCTCGGGATAACCGGCATGAACAACTCGTTGCTGCTGTTTGAAGGTGAAAGCTATAATACTGAATGCCTGCTTCCAGTTGAACGCATAGAGATCGAGCACTGTGGTGCTGATGGGAAGAAACTGACACAAGTGTTATCTCATTTCCCGAAGCTGACCGAGTTGGAAGTGAGAAGGTGTGACAAGATAACAGAGCTTGGCGTGGCGGTGCTTCTTCAGACGGAGATGACGACACCATCATCTTCAGGTAATGAAATTGAAACTGAGCATGCACAAGCTGAACAGCATCAGACAAAAGGAGAAGAGGTAGAAGatgcagcagcaggaggaggaggtcTGCTGCTCCTGCCTCGGCAACTACAGGAGTTGCGCATCTCTGGTTGCAGAGGGCCGCGGTTACTCTCCGATTCACTTGGCAAGGACAGCACACACGGAGGAGGGCTCCAGAGTCTTTGCTCCCTCCAATTGTTCGGCATACTTGATTGCCCCAGGTTCCTCTCGTCCTATTCGTCCTCCGCCTCATCTTGTTTCCCCTTCCCGACCTCCCTGCAACAACTCGCGCTGTGGGGCGTGGAGGGCATGGAGACGCTGGTTCCCCTCTCAAATCTCCTCTCTCTCACCGATTTAACCGTGCATAACTGTGGGGATCTAAGAGGCGACGGCTTATGGCCTCTCGTCACCCAGGGGCGCCTCACACAATTACGCatctctggaaccccaaaattcttCACTGGTTCTGAGCCCTCACGGCCACATGACCAAGAGATTCCTTCCTCTTCATCCAAACTAGAATTTCTCTTGACGGATGACTTGACGGGAGTCCTTACCGTGCCCATCTGCAGACTCCTCTCTTCCTCCCTCACCCAATTAATCTTTTGGGATAACAAAGAGATGGAGCGCTTCGCAGAGGAGCAAGAGGAGGCCCTTTACCTCCACGGTTCCCTCCAGAAACTTGTGTTTTCTCACTGCACGAAGCTGCAGCGCCTCCCTGCGGGGCTAACCAAACTTGCCAGCCTCAACATATTACGGATCTGGTCGTGTCCAGCCATCCAATTGCTGCCCAAGGACGGACTGCCAACTTCTCTGCAAGAATTAGAGATCAGTAACTGTCCTGCCATCAAATCTCTGCCCAAGAACGGCCTGCCAAGTTCACTACGAAAATTAGAGGTTCCTTATGGCATCAGCGAGGAGCTTAAAAGGCAGTGCCGCAAGTTAAAAGGAACCATTCCAATAATCAAAGACTACGATGACTAA
- the LOC119350258 gene encoding putative disease resistance protein RGA4 — MPNVVSCARTAAQTIGKHFSCNSFPSVHDDDADTVIVASSHMTRRGRRFLCSAWPSKVQQGNHVRQTPKLEFDRVVMSTKILEIIEQLKPLSAMVSTILNLELLGSTRAQDITNRPKTTPNIIEPKLYGRDELKNNIIDGITHGKYCTNKLTVVPLVGPGGIGKTTLTQHIFRELEGSFQVSVRICVSLDFNADRLAEEIMKKIPKVNDEKDNSTNQEVIAQRLESKRLLLVLDDVWTYHGDEWKKLLAPLSQTGGEKGNVVIVTTRIPKVASMVTTINSSIDVERLTHEHTMSFFEVCVFGDQQPWKDHLELHDVGNKIVKKLKGFPLAAKTVGRLLRNQLTLDHWTRVAESREWELQTNDDDIMPALKLSYDYLPFHLQQCFSYCGLFPEDYEFGSKELVHFWIGLGILGSLDQAKRTEDVALCYLNDLVNHGFLRKNEKENGPRYVIHDLLHNLAVTVSSYECLSIYSSNVRTIQIPASVRHLSIIVDNADVKDITTFKEYNSYLSAIRKRLKVQNLHTLVLFGECHGNFAKTFRELVHLRYLRIKSVRNKDMCLPSALFRSYHLET; from the exons ATGCCTAATGTCGTCTCTTGTGCTCGTACCGCTGCACAAACTATCGGTAAACACTTTTCGTGCAACTCTTTTCCGTCTGTCCACGATGATGACGCTGACACCGTCATAGTGGCATCCTCCCATATGACAAGGAGAGGACGCCGATTCCTCTGTAGCGCCTGGCCGTCAAAGGTGCAACAAGGAAATCATGTCAGGCAAACACCAAAACTGGAGTTTGATCGGGTCGTAATGTCTACGAAAATACTGGAAATAATAGAGCAGTTGAAACCTCTGAGTGCTATGGTCTCCACCATTCTCAATCTAGAACTACTTGGCTCCACCCGTGCCCAAGACATTACGAACCGACCCAAAACCACGCCAAATATTATAGAGCCTAAGTTGTATGGAAGGGATGAGCTAAAAAACAACATCATTGATGGCATCACACATGGTAAATATTGTACCAATAAACTCACCGTAGTTCCACTTGTTGGTCCAGGAGGTATTGGTAAGACAACACTCACGCAACACATATTTAGAGAATTGGAGGGTTCTTTCCAAGTTTCAGTTCGGATATGTGTATCTCTCGATTTTAATGCAGATAGGTTGGCAGAAGAGATCATGAAAAAGATACCTAAAGTGAATGATGAAAAAGATAATTCTACGAATCAAGAGGTAATTGCACAAAGATTAGAATCTAAGCGGCTTTTACTTGTTTTAGATGATGTGTGGACATACCATGGAGATGAGTGGAAAAAACTATTAGCTCCGTTAAGTCAAACGGGGGGAGAAAAGGGTAATGTGGTTATAGTAACTACACGGATTCCAAAGGTAGCAAGTATGGTCACCACAATTAATTCTTCAATTGACGTGGAACGTCTAACTCATGAGCATACTATGTCTTTCTTCGAAGTATGTGTATTTGGTGACCAACAGCCATGGAAAGATCACCTGGAATTGCATGATGTTGGGAATAAAATAGTAAAAAAATTGAAGGGTTTCCCTCTTGCAGCAAAAACAGTAGGTAGATTACTAAGAAACCAGCTTACTTTGGACCACTGGACAAGAGTTGCAGAAAGTAGAGAATGGGAATTACAGACCAATGACGATGACATTATGCCAGCTCTAAAGCTTAGTTATGATTATCTCCCTTTTCATTTACAACAATGTTTTTCCTATTGTGGGTTGTTTCCAGAAGATTATGAATTTGGTAGCAAAGAGTTGGTTCACTTTTGGATAGGATTAGGCATTTTAGGATCACTTGATCAGGCCAAAAGAACTGAAGATGTTGCACTATGCTATTTAAACGACTTGGTAAATCATGGATTTTTAAGAAAGAATGAAAAAGAAAATGGTCCTCGTTATGTTATCCATGACCTACTGCATAACTTGGCGGTGACGGTTTCATCATATGAATGCCTTAGCATATATAGCTCTAACGTGCGAACCATACAAATTCCTGCATCCGTGCGTCACTTGTCCATCATTGTAGATAATGCCGATGTCAAAGATATAACCACTTTTAAAGAATACAACAGTTATTTGAGTGCAATACGTAAAAGATTGAAAGTTCAGAACTTACACACTTTGGTGTTGTTTGGTGAATGCCATGGAAACTTTGCCAAAACTTTTAGGG AACTTGTCCATCTCCGCTACCTAAGGATCAAATCAGTTCGTAATAAGGACATGTGCTTACCTAGTGCATTGTTTAGATCATATCACTTAGAG ACTTGA